The proteins below come from a single Pradoshia eiseniae genomic window:
- a CDS encoding DegV family protein translates to MKKVAWVTDSSAVLDEELKRHPHVYVLPVHLIINGQSYLDGVDLTTEDLVRSMDNGDILSSSQPSVGDFVELYERLADGYDLIFSIHVSSALSGTYSTSLQAGKMVNIPVYSVDSSFLSYPLTLLLKKAIKLWDHFHEPEIVIQSIHAIKSKLKIFVWIGSLQQLHKSGRLSASKYLLGSLMKIKPIVTFEEGKLEIKTKVRTWKQATEKISSYLEESETRGKIEEIFMLYGRDESQAKEWKDLVEAGNIDAKVSTNPLGTALVLHAGTGTVGIGWLEK, encoded by the coding sequence ATGAAAAAGGTAGCCTGGGTTACGGATAGCTCTGCGGTTTTAGATGAGGAGTTGAAGAGGCATCCTCATGTGTATGTTTTGCCTGTTCACCTGATCATTAACGGTCAATCCTATCTCGATGGTGTTGATTTGACGACGGAAGATCTCGTTCGCTCAATGGATAATGGAGATATCCTTTCCTCATCACAGCCATCAGTCGGGGATTTTGTTGAGTTGTATGAACGACTGGCTGATGGATATGACTTGATATTCTCTATTCATGTATCCAGTGCATTAAGCGGTACCTATTCAACAAGCCTACAGGCAGGCAAAATGGTCAATATCCCTGTCTACAGTGTGGATTCGAGCTTTTTGTCCTACCCATTAACACTCCTGTTGAAAAAGGCCATCAAGCTTTGGGATCATTTCCATGAACCTGAGATAGTCATCCAGAGCATCCATGCGATTAAATCGAAACTAAAGATTTTCGTATGGATCGGCTCTCTTCAGCAGCTGCATAAAAGTGGAAGATTATCAGCAAGCAAGTATTTACTGGGGAGCTTGATGAAAATTAAGCCTATTGTCACCTTTGAGGAAGGAAAGCTTGAAATCAAGACAAAGGTGCGGACATGGAAACAAGCAACGGAGAAAATCAGCAGCTATTTGGAGGAGTCCGAGACAAGAGGGAAAATAGAGGAAATCTTTATGCTTTACGGTCGAGATGAAAGTCAGGCTAAAGAATGGAAAGACTTGGTCGAGGCCGGGAATATAGATGCTAAAGTCAGTACAAATCCGCTTGGAACAGCCCTCGTCCTTCATGCCGGCACAGGAACAGTTGGAATTGGATGGCTGGAGAAGTAG
- a CDS encoding HD domain-containing protein has protein sequence MEHLIKEAEAFVKDRFKEEVTGHDWLHMERVRKLSFLIWEHERAGDPLYIDLVALLHDVDDDKLASKEHTHTLKDWLINMGVQQDLMQNLLTDTANISYRKGIRSLLSPEALIVQDADRLDAMGAIGIARAFAYGAKSGQMICHKDDLNDRMRDKGSGSTVAHFYDKLLVLKDLMNTKTGREMAEERHEFMQDFLCQFKKEWKE, from the coding sequence TTGGAACATTTGATAAAAGAAGCAGAGGCTTTCGTAAAGGACCGGTTTAAAGAGGAAGTGACTGGCCATGACTGGCTTCATATGGAGAGGGTTCGCAAGCTTTCTTTCTTAATTTGGGAGCATGAGAGGGCAGGGGACCCGCTTTATATTGATTTAGTCGCTCTCCTGCATGATGTCGATGATGATAAACTCGCATCTAAAGAGCACACCCACACGCTAAAGGACTGGCTTATAAACATGGGGGTTCAACAAGACCTCATGCAGAATCTATTGACAGATACGGCGAATATCTCCTATAGGAAGGGCATACGATCTTTGCTTTCTCCTGAAGCGTTAATCGTCCAAGATGCCGACAGGCTGGATGCCATGGGTGCTATCGGAATAGCCCGGGCATTTGCCTATGGAGCCAAGAGCGGCCAGATGATTTGTCATAAGGATGACCTTAACGACCGAATGAGGGATAAAGGCAGCGGTAGCACCGTGGCTCATTTTTATGATAAATTACTAGTATTAAAAGACCTAATGAATACAAAGACAGGCAGAGAAATGGCCGAAGAGAGGCATGAGTTCATGCAGGACTTTCTCTGTCAGTTTAAAAAGGAATGGAAAGAATGA